DNA from Arthrobacter sp. StoSoilB19:
TCCAATGAAGTACCCCTCACCACCGTCTTAATTACCCCAGTCTATTCCTCCGGGCAGCGACTTTTATAACCGGGCCTGCACAGGCAAAGGCCGGGCGGCGCAAAGTACGCGCCGCCCGGCCTTTGGGTGGTTTAAAGCTGCCGGTGGTTGTTGATCAGGCCTTGGCCGGCGAGGCCGGAACTGCCCGTTCAGCTGCACCTGCGCGGCGCTGCTCAACACGCCTTGCCTGCTTCACCAGCTCCGGTTCGCCCTGGCGGAGCCAGGCGTACATCGGCGCCGCCATGAAGATGGTTGCCGCTGTACCGATGAGGATTCCGACGAACAGTGCCAGGGACAGGTCACGCAGGGTTCCTGCGCCCAGGAGGCCGGCACCAATGAACAGGATGGCGCCCACGGGAAGGATGGCCACCATCATGGTGTTGATGGAGCGCACCAGCGTCTGGTTGACGGCAAGGTTGACTTCCTCGCCGAAGGTCCGGCGCGTGGACGCGTCGATCCCGGCCGTGTTTTCGCGGATCTTGTCGAAAACCACCACGGTGTCATACAGCGAGTAGCTGAGGACGGTGAGGAACCCGATGATGGCCGAGGGGGTGACCTCGAAATCGCTGAGGGCATAGACCCCGGCCGTGATGAACATGGTGACGGCCATGCCGGCAAGCGCCGAGAGGGACATCTTCCAGGTACGGAAGTACAGGGCCATCAGCAGGGCCGCGAGCAACACGAATACTCCCAGGCCGATCAGTGCCTGCTTGGTCACGTCTGCACCCCAGGTGGGCCCGACGAACGTGGAGGTCACCTCGTTGTCGGTAACGCCGTAGGCGGTGGTGAGGCCCTCCTTGATCCGGAGGGTCTCGTCATCCGTCAGTTTGTCGGTCTGGATGCGCATGGTGTTG
Protein-coding regions in this window:
- the secF gene encoding protein translocase subunit SecF, giving the protein MSGFATFGNELYTGKRSYDFVGAKKIWFIIAAVGVALSILIPVAKGGFNLGIEFRGGSEFTVSNVKTTDASIGEKAVTDVVSGSVPRVANVAGNTMRIQTDKLTDDETLRIKEGLTTAYGVTDNEVTSTFVGPTWGADVTKQALIGLGVFVLLAALLMALYFRTWKMSLSALAGMAVTMFITAGVYALSDFEVTPSAIIGFLTVLSYSLYDTVVVFDKIRENTAGIDASTRRTFGEEVNLAVNQTLVRSINTMMVAILPVGAILFIGAGLLGAGTLRDLSLALFVGILIGTAATIFMAAPMYAWLRQGEPELVKQARRVEQRRAGAAERAVPASPAKA